A single window of Deltaproteobacteria bacterium DNA harbors:
- a CDS encoding cupin domain-containing protein — MTKKDHQERMANLNLNVQQRSLRGAWQRERGAAKQEEIRPAVWRWSEMAPLLLEAGELAPLDDVMRMRTLHMTNGPETIPLGVSRTFAAMLQHVNGGEVTDSHRHTATSVYFAIQGSGIYTTAEGEQQFMEPGDLLTQPSWTWHGTTNNGKEPAIWFTAMDTALMQYLDNWQNERYPESFSEPITKPDGFHMKRLGALRPAGDNQAAGPLPLKYRWDEALNTLQELAASADADPYDGVMLDYVNPATGGATTATMHCRLQMLRAGEETRAHRHTCNTVYHVVRGQGVTKVGKSKADEIELAWAERDCFNIPTWQWHRLKNFSSEPALLFSVSDRPLFEALRLYREES, encoded by the coding sequence ATGACGAAAAAAGATCACCAAGAGCGTATGGCGAATTTAAACCTCAACGTGCAGCAACGCTCGCTGCGCGGCGCGTGGCAGCGCGAGCGCGGCGCGGCGAAGCAGGAAGAGATTCGCCCGGCGGTGTGGCGCTGGAGCGAAATGGCGCCGCTGTTGCTCGAAGCGGGGGAGTTGGCGCCCCTCGACGACGTCATGCGCATGCGCACGCTGCATATGACCAATGGGCCTGAGACCATTCCTCTCGGCGTGTCGCGGACCTTCGCGGCGATGCTGCAGCATGTCAACGGCGGCGAAGTGACCGATTCGCATCGCCACACCGCGACTTCGGTTTACTTCGCGATCCAGGGCAGCGGCATTTATACCACCGCGGAAGGCGAGCAACAGTTCATGGAGCCGGGCGACCTGCTCACCCAGCCGAGCTGGACCTGGCATGGCACGACTAACAATGGCAAGGAGCCGGCGATCTGGTTTACCGCCATGGACACCGCGCTGATGCAGTACCTCGACAACTGGCAGAATGAACGGTATCCGGAAAGTTTTTCCGAGCCGATCACCAAACCCGACGGCTTTCATATGAAACGTTTGGGCGCGCTACGTCCCGCCGGCGACAACCAGGCCGCTGGCCCGTTGCCGCTCAAGTATCGCTGGGACGAGGCGCTCAATACTCTGCAAGAACTGGCGGCGTCGGCGGACGCCGACCCGTATGACGGTGTCATGCTCGACTACGTGAACCCGGCAACCGGCGGGGCGACGACGGCAACCATGCACTGCCGTTTGCAGATGCTTCGCGCCGGCGAAGAGACGCGCGCGCACCGCCATACCTGCAACACGGTCTATCATGTCGTGCGGGGACAGGGCGTGACCAAGGTCGGCAAAAGCAAAGCCGATGAAATTGAGTTGGCTTGGGCCGAGCGCGATTGTTTCAACATTCCAACCTGGCAGTGGCACCGCTTGAAAAACTTTTCTTCCGAGCCGGCGTTGTTATTCTCTGTCAGCGACCGGCCGTTGTTCGAAGCCCTTCGTCTGTATCGCGAAGAATCTTAA